In Flavobacterium endoglycinae, one DNA window encodes the following:
- a CDS encoding T9SS type A sorting domain-containing protein: MKTKFYLLISLLISTNTFSQAEQLSNVTVGTKFDMVYEPITVQAEYSRSQTIYYPDEMRFRGTITSLKYFLEFSSSAFENSTIWRVAIGYTNKTEFAKGDPNIPDSELTEVFNGRISGSGNTVILTFDKPFYYDGRQNLVIDVQEIEPGKTASQLTTFKGVKNYNKPPTRTRMTMSGGTAIYENAYACTEFGGSLERCEPFYNGTFSIVTATSVLANWPSKVISPAFRYMIQKLGDPMPTTYKVVNGKNVLLENLQPATSYTFYRKTDCDITPNNYYSQQFNTGPYNLKVPTTITFDGNNTFDYFLMASKNVGVYISPIAASNSENGILFRGADDVIKSGEWKTTTKDSWNDNPSFISRAYFTIDLTNYTGNPILQFDLRQTKDSKFRIATKTNSDYALIPGVYTSTTDNSDEFKTITIDLSKSNGTKFDLIMEHLGRYTTETSPYNTAFVDNVKLIEMPVCNPPQKIIVARTENSITLNWTSAADEWEVAWVDHDMTAPNSGTVTKDKFFTITGLTVAKSYDIYIRNKYKNSYCEWKKIIESTNPTTVKVPYQQLFTTATTNYAPELQDFSRQFLYSNALNFYQKLQGNGSAWVGGSATTEQQAWNDNKAFTSGISFKVDATNVSSLKLAITMKQKYYYSKNTSWFRVLVNGIQQGYSRNPTTSYNDAYATLNYDLTAYAGTTLDVTLEHCGRYMNNYYNNAPMDLTMVSNVQFSGQTLGTEDFKQKSGINVFPIPSDGSIHFSHTEPIDEITVLDLNGRVLMTVNPKDKTQEITLNIASLATGIYIAKIKSYGTYQHAKIVRQ; this comes from the coding sequence ATGAAAACTAAATTTTATCTTCTAATAAGCTTATTGATTTCAACAAATACTTTTTCTCAAGCAGAACAACTGTCGAATGTAACTGTAGGAACTAAATTTGACATGGTTTACGAGCCTATCACAGTGCAGGCCGAATATTCAAGATCACAAACAATATATTACCCTGATGAGATGCGTTTTAGAGGTACTATCACTTCACTTAAATATTTTCTAGAATTTTCATCTTCTGCTTTTGAAAACTCCACTATATGGCGTGTAGCAATAGGTTATACCAATAAAACAGAATTCGCTAAAGGTGATCCCAATATCCCAGATAGTGAACTTACCGAAGTTTTTAATGGTAGAATCAGCGGGTCTGGAAATACTGTCATTTTAACATTCGATAAACCTTTTTACTATGATGGTCGACAAAATCTAGTGATCGATGTACAGGAAATAGAACCTGGAAAAACTGCCAGTCAATTGACAACTTTCAAAGGGGTTAAAAACTACAACAAACCACCTACAAGAACCCGAATGACAATGTCTGGTGGAACAGCTATATATGAAAACGCTTATGCGTGTACCGAATTTGGAGGATCTTTGGAACGATGCGAACCATTCTATAATGGTACGTTTAGTATCGTCACTGCTACATCTGTATTGGCAAATTGGCCCAGTAAAGTTATATCGCCTGCTTTCCGCTATATGATTCAAAAGTTGGGAGATCCTATGCCAACTACCTATAAAGTTGTTAATGGAAAAAATGTGCTGTTGGAAAATCTGCAACCCGCCACTAGCTATACTTTCTACCGCAAAACGGATTGTGACATTACACCAAATAATTATTACTCTCAGCAGTTTAATACTGGCCCATATAATCTTAAGGTTCCTACAACCATTACCTTTGATGGTAATAATACATTCGACTATTTTCTGATGGCAAGTAAAAATGTCGGAGTTTATATTTCACCAATTGCGGCTTCAAATTCTGAAAATGGCATACTTTTCAGAGGAGCAGATGATGTGATAAAGTCCGGGGAATGGAAAACAACTACCAAAGATTCTTGGAATGACAATCCGTCGTTCATTTCAAGAGCTTATTTTACCATTGATTTAACCAATTATACTGGAAATCCGATACTTCAATTTGATCTGAGGCAGACAAAAGATTCCAAATTCAGAATCGCGACAAAAACGAACTCAGATTACGCTCTAATTCCTGGAGTTTATACATCAACTACCGACAATTCCGACGAATTTAAAACCATAACGATTGATTTATCTAAATCAAATGGAACCAAATTTGATTTGATTATGGAACATCTTGGTAGATATACCACCGAAACTTCTCCGTATAATACTGCCTTTGTAGATAATGTAAAACTAATTGAAATGCCAGTTTGTAATCCTCCGCAAAAGATCATAGTCGCAAGGACAGAAAATAGCATAACACTCAATTGGACTTCTGCTGCCGACGAATGGGAAGTGGCATGGGTCGATCACGATATGACTGCTCCAAACTCTGGTACGGTCACAAAAGACAAGTTTTTTACCATTACAGGACTGACAGTTGCCAAATCCTATGATATATATATTAGAAACAAGTATAAAAACAGTTATTGTGAATGGAAGAAAATAATAGAATCGACTAATCCTACTACAGTAAAAGTACCATATCAACAGCTTTTCACAACCGCTACAACTAATTATGCTCCAGAATTACAAGATTTTTCGAGACAATTCTTGTATTCGAATGCATTAAACTTCTATCAAAAACTACAAGGAAATGGCTCAGCTTGGGTTGGTGGATCAGCTACTACAGAACAGCAGGCATGGAATGACAACAAGGCTTTCACATCAGGAATTTCTTTTAAAGTTGATGCGACAAACGTAAGTAGTTTGAAATTGGCAATTACAATGAAGCAAAAATATTACTATAGCAAAAATACTTCTTGGTTCAGAGTATTGGTAAACGGAATCCAACAAGGCTACAGCCGAAACCCAACTACTTCTTATAATGATGCTTATGCAACATTAAACTATGATTTAACAGCATATGCTGGTACAACTTTAGATGTTACTTTAGAACATTGTGGCAGGTATATGAATAATTACTATAATAATGCGCCAATGGATCTTACAATGGTAAGCAATGTACAGTTTAGTGGTCAGACTTTGGGTACTGAGGATTTTAAACAAAAATCTGGCATAAATGTATTCCCTATCCCATCTGATGGTTCTATCCATTTCAGTCACACCGAACCTATAGATGAAATAACAGTTCTTGACTTAAATGGGAGAGTATTGATGACAGTTAATCCTAAAGATAAAACACAGGAAATTACTTTAAATATTGCTTCTTTAGCAACAGGGATATACATCGCAAAAATAAAAAGTTATGGAACCTATCAACATGCGAAAATAGTACGTCAATAA
- a CDS encoding IS3 family transposase, whose amino-acid sequence MTGKRKKYECVFKEKLVITSYERNCITTLENEFGLFSGALTRWRQHFEKSGSKNYSSDFYLNLRSTDLRIRRLRQKINKTDLKFEILKKAGPYLNKGRESLFQFIYSNEKSFSVKLMCSVLQAGTVTYSRWKNHILNDTQKRQILLEQEITSIFFASKQRYGSKRIAAEMQNLGYQITGSGVRKYMEKLGFSARVKK is encoded by the coding sequence ATGACAGGAAAAAGAAAAAAATATGAATGCGTATTCAAAGAAAAGTTAGTAATTACCAGCTACGAAAGAAACTGTATTACGACGTTAGAAAACGAATTCGGTTTATTCTCAGGAGCCCTGACAAGATGGAGACAGCATTTTGAAAAATCAGGCAGTAAAAATTATTCCAGTGATTTTTATCTAAATTTAAGATCCACTGATTTAAGAATACGCCGGCTGCGGCAAAAAATAAATAAAACTGATTTAAAATTCGAGATTTTAAAAAAAGCCGGGCCATACCTAAATAAAGGCAGAGAATCTCTCTTTCAATTCATTTACAGCAATGAAAAAAGCTTCTCTGTCAAATTAATGTGCAGCGTTTTACAAGCCGGGACTGTAACCTACAGCAGATGGAAAAACCACATTCTTAATGACACGCAGAAAAGACAAATTTTGCTTGAACAAGAAATCACATCAATATTTTTTGCTTCTAAACAGCGTTACGGAAGTAAACGGATTGCTGCTGAAATGCAGAATTTAGGATATCAGATCACAGGCAGCGGAGTAAGAAAATATATGGAGAAACTTGGGTTCTCAGCCAGGGTAAAAAAATAA